Proteins encoded in a region of the Vicia villosa cultivar HV-30 ecotype Madison, WI linkage group LG5, Vvil1.0, whole genome shotgun sequence genome:
- the LOC131603842 gene encoding probable lactoylglutathione lyase, chloroplastic isoform X2 gives MASSIRPTLSLLNRSPRLSFSRFSTVAVVPQSKSFGLKACCRMMRKNGNSVRVMASTPVTASPENVLEWVKQDKRRMLHVVYRVGDLDRTIKFYTECLGMKLLRKRDIPEEKYTNAFLGYGPEDSHFVIELTYNYGVDKYDIGTGFGHFGIAVDDITKTVELIRAKGGKISREPGPVKGGKTVIAFIEDPDGYKFELLERGPTPEPLCQVMLRVGDLNRSIEFYEKAFGMELLRTRDNPENKYTIAMLGYGPEDKTTVLELTYNYGVTEYDKGNAYAQIAIGTDDVYKTAEAIKLTTGKVTREPGPLPGINTKITACLDPDGWKTVFVDNIDFLKELE, from the exons ATGGCTTCTTCAATTCGACCTACTCTTTCTCTCCTCAATCGCTCTCCTCGTCTCTCTTTCTCCCGTTTTTCAACCG TAGCAGTAGTTCCACAATCCAAGAGTTTTGGATTGAAAGCGTGTTGTAGAATGATGAGAAAAAATGGGAACTCCGTTAGAGTTATGGCATCTACACCTGTCACTGCTTCACCAGAAAATGTACTGGAATGGGTCAAACAAGATAAAAGAAGAATGCTTCATGTTGTTTATCGTGTTGGCGACTTGGATAGAACCATTAA ATTCTATACTGAGTGTCTGGGAATGAAGCTCCTTAGGAAGCGTGATATACCGGAGGAGAAGTATACTAATGCTTTTCTTGGATATGGACCGGAGGACTCACACTTTGTTATTGAACTTACATACA ATTACGGAGTTGACAAGTATGATATTGGAACTGGATTTGGCCATTTTGGTATTGCTGTTGATGAT ATTACAAAAACAGTGGAACTAATAAGAGCTAAGGGGGGCAAAATATCTAGAGAACCTGGTCCTGTCAAAGGAGGCAAAACAGTAATTGCATTTATTGAGGATCCTGATGGTTACAAATTTGAACTTTTGGAAAGAGGCCCTACTCCTGAGCCATTGTGCCAAGTGATGCTTCGAGTGGGTGATCTTAATCGATCAATCGAATTTTATGAGAAG GCTTTTGGTATGGAGCTGCTTCGAACACGAGATAATCCAGAGAACAAG TATACCATAGCAATGCTGGGTTATGGTCCTGAAGATAAAACTACTGTTCTGGAGCTGACCTACAATTATGGAGTCACTGAATATGATAAAGGAAATGCTTATGCTCAG ATTGCAATAGGTACAGATGATGTGTACAAAACTGCCGAAGCAATTAAACTAACCACTGGAAAGGTTACTCGGGAACCTGGACCATTGCCTGGTATCAACACAAAAATTACTGCATGCTTGGACCCTGATGGATGGAAGACG GTTTTTGTAGATAATATTGATTTTCTTAAGGAGTTGGAGTAG
- the LOC131603842 gene encoding probable lactoylglutathione lyase, chloroplastic isoform X3, whose product MASSIRPTLSLLNRSPRLSFSRFSTAVVPQSKSFGLKACCRMMRKNGNSVRVMASTPVTASPENVLEWVKQDKRRMLHVVYRVGDLDRTIKFYTECLGMKLLRKRDIPEEKYTNAFLGYGPEDSHFVIELTYNYGVDKYDIGTGFGHFGIAVDDITKTVELIRAKGGKISREPGPVKGGKTVIAFIEDPDGYKFELLERGPTPEPLCQVMLRVGDLNRSIEFYEKAFGMELLRTRDNPENKYTIAMLGYGPEDKTTVLELTYNYGVTEYDKGNAYAQIAIGTDDVYKTAEAIKLTTGKVTREPGPLPGINTKITACLDPDGWKTVFVDNIDFLKELE is encoded by the exons ATGGCTTCTTCAATTCGACCTACTCTTTCTCTCCTCAATCGCTCTCCTCGTCTCTCTTTCTCCCGTTTTTCAACCG CAGTAGTTCCACAATCCAAGAGTTTTGGATTGAAAGCGTGTTGTAGAATGATGAGAAAAAATGGGAACTCCGTTAGAGTTATGGCATCTACACCTGTCACTGCTTCACCAGAAAATGTACTGGAATGGGTCAAACAAGATAAAAGAAGAATGCTTCATGTTGTTTATCGTGTTGGCGACTTGGATAGAACCATTAA ATTCTATACTGAGTGTCTGGGAATGAAGCTCCTTAGGAAGCGTGATATACCGGAGGAGAAGTATACTAATGCTTTTCTTGGATATGGACCGGAGGACTCACACTTTGTTATTGAACTTACATACA ATTACGGAGTTGACAAGTATGATATTGGAACTGGATTTGGCCATTTTGGTATTGCTGTTGATGAT ATTACAAAAACAGTGGAACTAATAAGAGCTAAGGGGGGCAAAATATCTAGAGAACCTGGTCCTGTCAAAGGAGGCAAAACAGTAATTGCATTTATTGAGGATCCTGATGGTTACAAATTTGAACTTTTGGAAAGAGGCCCTACTCCTGAGCCATTGTGCCAAGTGATGCTTCGAGTGGGTGATCTTAATCGATCAATCGAATTTTATGAGAAG GCTTTTGGTATGGAGCTGCTTCGAACACGAGATAATCCAGAGAACAAG TATACCATAGCAATGCTGGGTTATGGTCCTGAAGATAAAACTACTGTTCTGGAGCTGACCTACAATTATGGAGTCACTGAATATGATAAAGGAAATGCTTATGCTCAG ATTGCAATAGGTACAGATGATGTGTACAAAACTGCCGAAGCAATTAAACTAACCACTGGAAAGGTTACTCGGGAACCTGGACCATTGCCTGGTATCAACACAAAAATTACTGCATGCTTGGACCCTGATGGATGGAAGACG GTTTTTGTAGATAATATTGATTTTCTTAAGGAGTTGGAGTAG
- the LOC131606000 gene encoding sugar transport protein 14-like — MAGGGFTDAGALKRAHLYEYKITGYFIFSCIVGALGGSLFGYDLGVSGGVTSMDDFLIEFFPHVYERKHAHMAETDYCKYDDQMLTLFTSSLYFAALVSTFGASSITKNKGRRASIIVGSISFFIGAVLNAAAVNIAMLLLGRIFLGIGIGFGNQAVPLYLSEMAPAKVRGAVNQLFQLTTCLGILIANFINYGTEKIHPWGWRLSLGLAVVPALVMFIGGLLCPETPNSLVEQGKMEEARNVLERVRGTSNVDAEFEDLIEASREAQSIKNPFQNLLLKKNRPQFVIGALAIPAFQQLTGNNSILFYAPVIFQTLGFGSAAALYSSTITSVALVLATLISMFYVDKFGRRAFFLDAGVQMFLCMVATAVVLALEFGKGKQLSFGVSIFLVIVIFLFVLAYGRSWGPLGWLVPSELFPLEIRSAAQSVVVCVNMIFTAIVAQFFLTSLCHLKYGIFLLFGGLIVVMSCFVFFLLPETKQVPIEEIYLLFENHWFWKKIVADAINIDDKSINIDNLI, encoded by the exons aTGGCTGGTGGTGGATTTACAGATGCAGGTGCTCTCAAAAGAGCTCATCTTTATGAATACAAGATAACAGGATACTTCATATTTTCTTGCATTGTTGGTGCTCTTGGTGGCTCTCTTTTTGGTTATGATCTTGGTGTTTCAGGTGGAGTTACTTCCATGGATGATTTCTTGATTGAATTCTTCCCCCATGTCTATGAGAGGAAACATGCACACATGGCGGAAACTGATTATTGTAAATATGATGATCAAATGTTGACACTTTTTACATCATCTTTGTATTTTGCTGCCTTGGTGTCCACGTTTGGTGCTTCATCtataacaaaaaataaaggaAGGAGAGCTAGTATTATTGTTGGTTCTATTAGCTTCTTCATTGGAGCTGTCTTAAATGCTGCTGCTGTCAACATTGCTATGTTGCTCCTTGGCCGTATTTTTCTCGGCATTGGCATTGGATTTGGTAATCAG GCTGTTCCTTTATATCTGTCAGAAATGGCTCCAGCAAAAGTGAGAGGAGCAGTAAACCAACTATTTCAACTAACAACATGTTTGGGAATACTGATtgctaattttataaattatggAACTGAAAAAATTCATCCATGGGGATGGAGATTATCTCTCGGTTTGGCTGTAGTTCCAGCATTGGTTATGTTTATTGGTGGTTTATTGTGTCCTGAGACACCAAACAGTCTTGTAGAACAAGGCAAAATGGAAGAGGCAAGAAAtgttttggagagagttagagGTACTTCTAATGTTGACGCAGAATTTGAAGATCTTATTGAAGCAAGTAGAGAAGCACAATCCATCAAGAATCCATTTCAGAATCTTCTTTTGAAAAAGAATAGACCACAATTCGTAATTGGTGCACTAGCTATTCCTGCATTCCAACAATTGACAGGCAACAACTCTATCCTCTTTTATGCACCTGTCATTTTCCAGACTCTTGGATTTGGCTCTGCGGCAGCTCTTTATTCTTCTACCATAACTAGTGTTGCTCTTGTTCTTGCCACTTTGATCTCTATGTTTTATGTTGACAAGTTTGGTAGGAGAGCTTTCTTTTTAGACGCAGGTGTTCAAATGTTCTTGTGCATG gttgctacagctgtgGTTTTGGCACTTGAGTTTGGCAAAGGCAAACAACTATCATTCGGTGTTAGTATCTTTCTAGTCATTGTGATTTTCCTATTTGTGTTAGCATATGGAAGATCATGGGGACCCTTAGGATGGTTAGTTCCAAGTGAGCTATTCCCATTAGAGATAAGATCAGCTGCACAAAGTGTTGTTGTGTGTGTCAACATGATCTTCACTGCCATTGTTGCACAATTCTTTCTTACATCACTCTGTCACCTTAAATATGGAATCTTCTTGCTCTTTGGAGGCTTGATTGTTGTCATGAGTTGTTTTGTATTCTTTCTATTACCTGAAACAAAGCAAGTTCCAATTGAAGAAATTTATCTTCTCTTTGAGAATCATTGGTTCTGGAAGAAAATTGTAGCTGATG CAATTAACATTGATGACAAATCAATTAACATAGACAATTTAATATAA
- the LOC131603842 gene encoding probable lactoylglutathione lyase, chloroplastic isoform X1 — protein MASSIRPTLSLLNRSPRLSFSRFSTAVAVVPQSKSFGLKACCRMMRKNGNSVRVMASTPVTASPENVLEWVKQDKRRMLHVVYRVGDLDRTIKFYTECLGMKLLRKRDIPEEKYTNAFLGYGPEDSHFVIELTYNYGVDKYDIGTGFGHFGIAVDDITKTVELIRAKGGKISREPGPVKGGKTVIAFIEDPDGYKFELLERGPTPEPLCQVMLRVGDLNRSIEFYEKAFGMELLRTRDNPENKYTIAMLGYGPEDKTTVLELTYNYGVTEYDKGNAYAQIAIGTDDVYKTAEAIKLTTGKVTREPGPLPGINTKITACLDPDGWKTVFVDNIDFLKELE, from the exons ATGGCTTCTTCAATTCGACCTACTCTTTCTCTCCTCAATCGCTCTCCTCGTCTCTCTTTCTCCCGTTTTTCAACCG CAGTAGCAGTAGTTCCACAATCCAAGAGTTTTGGATTGAAAGCGTGTTGTAGAATGATGAGAAAAAATGGGAACTCCGTTAGAGTTATGGCATCTACACCTGTCACTGCTTCACCAGAAAATGTACTGGAATGGGTCAAACAAGATAAAAGAAGAATGCTTCATGTTGTTTATCGTGTTGGCGACTTGGATAGAACCATTAA ATTCTATACTGAGTGTCTGGGAATGAAGCTCCTTAGGAAGCGTGATATACCGGAGGAGAAGTATACTAATGCTTTTCTTGGATATGGACCGGAGGACTCACACTTTGTTATTGAACTTACATACA ATTACGGAGTTGACAAGTATGATATTGGAACTGGATTTGGCCATTTTGGTATTGCTGTTGATGAT ATTACAAAAACAGTGGAACTAATAAGAGCTAAGGGGGGCAAAATATCTAGAGAACCTGGTCCTGTCAAAGGAGGCAAAACAGTAATTGCATTTATTGAGGATCCTGATGGTTACAAATTTGAACTTTTGGAAAGAGGCCCTACTCCTGAGCCATTGTGCCAAGTGATGCTTCGAGTGGGTGATCTTAATCGATCAATCGAATTTTATGAGAAG GCTTTTGGTATGGAGCTGCTTCGAACACGAGATAATCCAGAGAACAAG TATACCATAGCAATGCTGGGTTATGGTCCTGAAGATAAAACTACTGTTCTGGAGCTGACCTACAATTATGGAGTCACTGAATATGATAAAGGAAATGCTTATGCTCAG ATTGCAATAGGTACAGATGATGTGTACAAAACTGCCGAAGCAATTAAACTAACCACTGGAAAGGTTACTCGGGAACCTGGACCATTGCCTGGTATCAACACAAAAATTACTGCATGCTTGGACCCTGATGGATGGAAGACG GTTTTTGTAGATAATATTGATTTTCTTAAGGAGTTGGAGTAG
- the LOC131603842 gene encoding probable lactoylglutathione lyase, chloroplastic isoform X4 yields the protein MASSIRPTLSLLNRSPRLSFSRFSTVVPQSKSFGLKACCRMMRKNGNSVRVMASTPVTASPENVLEWVKQDKRRMLHVVYRVGDLDRTIKFYTECLGMKLLRKRDIPEEKYTNAFLGYGPEDSHFVIELTYNYGVDKYDIGTGFGHFGIAVDDITKTVELIRAKGGKISREPGPVKGGKTVIAFIEDPDGYKFELLERGPTPEPLCQVMLRVGDLNRSIEFYEKAFGMELLRTRDNPENKYTIAMLGYGPEDKTTVLELTYNYGVTEYDKGNAYAQIAIGTDDVYKTAEAIKLTTGKVTREPGPLPGINTKITACLDPDGWKTVFVDNIDFLKELE from the exons ATGGCTTCTTCAATTCGACCTACTCTTTCTCTCCTCAATCGCTCTCCTCGTCTCTCTTTCTCCCGTTTTTCAACCG TAGTTCCACAATCCAAGAGTTTTGGATTGAAAGCGTGTTGTAGAATGATGAGAAAAAATGGGAACTCCGTTAGAGTTATGGCATCTACACCTGTCACTGCTTCACCAGAAAATGTACTGGAATGGGTCAAACAAGATAAAAGAAGAATGCTTCATGTTGTTTATCGTGTTGGCGACTTGGATAGAACCATTAA ATTCTATACTGAGTGTCTGGGAATGAAGCTCCTTAGGAAGCGTGATATACCGGAGGAGAAGTATACTAATGCTTTTCTTGGATATGGACCGGAGGACTCACACTTTGTTATTGAACTTACATACA ATTACGGAGTTGACAAGTATGATATTGGAACTGGATTTGGCCATTTTGGTATTGCTGTTGATGAT ATTACAAAAACAGTGGAACTAATAAGAGCTAAGGGGGGCAAAATATCTAGAGAACCTGGTCCTGTCAAAGGAGGCAAAACAGTAATTGCATTTATTGAGGATCCTGATGGTTACAAATTTGAACTTTTGGAAAGAGGCCCTACTCCTGAGCCATTGTGCCAAGTGATGCTTCGAGTGGGTGATCTTAATCGATCAATCGAATTTTATGAGAAG GCTTTTGGTATGGAGCTGCTTCGAACACGAGATAATCCAGAGAACAAG TATACCATAGCAATGCTGGGTTATGGTCCTGAAGATAAAACTACTGTTCTGGAGCTGACCTACAATTATGGAGTCACTGAATATGATAAAGGAAATGCTTATGCTCAG ATTGCAATAGGTACAGATGATGTGTACAAAACTGCCGAAGCAATTAAACTAACCACTGGAAAGGTTACTCGGGAACCTGGACCATTGCCTGGTATCAACACAAAAATTACTGCATGCTTGGACCCTGATGGATGGAAGACG GTTTTTGTAGATAATATTGATTTTCTTAAGGAGTTGGAGTAG